One stretch of Musicola paradisiaca NCPPB 2511 DNA includes these proteins:
- the proQ gene encoding RNA chaperone ProQ has product MENQPKLSSSKEVIAFLAERFPLCFTTEGEARPLKIGIFQDLVARVPDTENVSKTQLRSALRLYTSSWRYLYGIKLGVQRVDLDGNPCGELEQQHVDHARKQLDEAKARVQAQRAEQQAKRREAGESDEQPRKRRVADRNAPRRERNAAGSAAGKPRQPSSRPVPTSSSSPAKAQPRQPKAANEAQQAPRRSVTDISSLHIGQEIKVRAGKNAMDATVLEIVKDGVRVQLASGLAMIVRAEHLQF; this is encoded by the coding sequence ATGGAAAATCAACCTAAGTTGAGCAGTAGTAAAGAAGTTATCGCCTTTCTGGCTGAGCGTTTCCCGCTTTGCTTCACGACCGAAGGCGAAGCGCGTCCGTTAAAAATTGGGATTTTTCAGGATCTGGTCGCGCGCGTGCCGGATACTGAAAACGTCAGTAAAACACAGCTTCGTTCCGCATTGCGGCTCTATACCTCAAGCTGGCGTTATCTGTACGGCATTAAGCTGGGCGTCCAACGTGTCGATCTTGATGGCAATCCGTGCGGCGAGCTTGAGCAACAGCATGTTGATCATGCCCGCAAGCAATTGGATGAAGCGAAAGCGCGCGTGCAGGCACAGCGGGCCGAACAGCAGGCGAAGAGACGTGAAGCCGGGGAAAGCGACGAGCAACCGCGCAAACGTCGGGTTGCCGACAGGAATGCGCCGCGCCGCGAACGCAACGCCGCAGGCTCCGCTGCCGGCAAACCTCGCCAGCCCTCTTCCCGTCCCGTGCCGACAAGTTCTTCATCACCAGCCAAAGCGCAACCCCGTCAGCCTAAAGCGGCTAACGAGGCTCAGCAGGCGCCACGTCGTAGCGTTACGGATATTTCCAGCCTGCATATCGGTCAGGAAATCAAAGTCAGAGCCGGCAAAAACGCCATGGATGCCACTGTGCTTGAAATCGTTAAAGATGGAGTTCGGGTTCAACTGGCTTCCGGTCTGGCGATGATTGTGCGCGCAGAACATTTGCAGTTCTGA
- the rsmF gene encoding 16S rRNA (cytosine(1407)-C(5))-methyltransferase RsmF, with amino-acid sequence MTKHIPAALPVEFLAAMQHIMPAHLSMDAFVAACQRPLRRSIRVNTLKIGVADFLALVEPYGWRLAPIPWCDEGFWLLNADEAVLRLGNALEHLGGLFYIQEASSMLPVNALFHGGITPERVLDMAAAPGSKTTQLAARMRNQGGIVANEYSSSRVKVLHANLHRCGVSNTALTHFDGRIFGEVLPEHFDAVLLDAPCSGEGVVRKDPAAMSHWSPESIVDIAATQRELILSAFHALKPGGVLIYSTCTLNHQENQDVCRWLLTQFPHACEIEPLDNLFPEAHHAATAEGFLHVFPQIYDSEGFFIARLRKTASVSGLPESGYKAGKFPFSPINAKEARQLIQTAHHLGLVWSEDELQLWQRDDEIWLFPAQLHPLFGRIRFSRPGIRLAERFAKGYRWQHESVVALGDISSANAFMLDDDNARAWFQGKDLYPDALPPHDDILLVWRQTPLGLTKRVGSRLKNTLPRDLVRDGASAVGLR; translated from the coding sequence GTGACTAAACACATTCCCGCCGCTCTCCCCGTCGAATTTCTTGCCGCCATGCAGCACATCATGCCGGCGCATTTATCCATGGATGCGTTTGTTGCTGCCTGCCAACGCCCGCTGCGGCGCAGTATCCGTGTTAATACGCTGAAGATCGGCGTCGCAGATTTCCTCGCGCTGGTCGAGCCCTATGGTTGGCGGTTAGCGCCCATCCCTTGGTGCGACGAAGGTTTCTGGTTGCTCAATGCCGACGAAGCCGTGCTGCGTCTGGGCAATGCGCTGGAACATCTCGGCGGGCTGTTTTATATCCAGGAAGCCAGTTCCATGTTGCCGGTCAATGCCTTGTTCCACGGCGGTATCACGCCAGAACGGGTACTGGACATGGCGGCGGCGCCCGGTTCAAAAACCACGCAGTTGGCGGCGCGAATGCGCAATCAGGGCGGCATTGTCGCCAACGAATATTCGTCAAGCCGGGTCAAGGTATTGCACGCCAATCTGCACCGTTGCGGTGTCAGCAATACGGCGCTGACGCATTTTGACGGCCGCATCTTCGGCGAGGTGCTACCGGAACATTTCGATGCGGTGCTGCTTGATGCCCCCTGTTCCGGCGAAGGCGTTGTGCGCAAAGATCCGGCCGCCATGAGCCACTGGTCGCCGGAAAGCATTGTCGATATCGCCGCGACGCAGCGGGAGTTGATTCTCAGCGCCTTTCACGCGCTCAAACCGGGCGGCGTACTGATTTACTCGACCTGTACGCTGAATCATCAGGAAAATCAGGATGTTTGCCGCTGGCTGCTGACCCAGTTTCCCCATGCCTGCGAAATCGAACCGCTTGATAACCTGTTTCCCGAAGCCCACCATGCCGCCACCGCCGAAGGTTTTTTGCATGTTTTTCCGCAAATCTACGACAGTGAAGGTTTTTTCATTGCCCGTCTGCGTAAAACCGCCAGCGTTTCAGGGCTGCCGGAATCCGGCTATAAGGCCGGGAAGTTCCCTTTTTCCCCCATCAACGCCAAAGAGGCGCGCCAGCTCATCCAGACGGCCCATCATTTGGGGCTTGTCTGGTCGGAAGACGAGCTGCAGCTTTGGCAGCGTGATGACGAAATCTGGCTGTTCCCGGCACAGTTGCACCCACTGTTTGGCCGAATCCGCTTCTCACGGCCAGGCATTCGGCTGGCAGAACGCTTCGCCAAAGGCTATCGCTGGCAACACGAGTCCGTTGTCGCGCTTGGCGACATATCAAGCGCCAACGCATTTATGCTGGATGATGATAATGCGCGCGCTTGGTTTCAGGGCAAAGATCTCTACCCGGATGCGCTACCGCCCCATGACGATATTCTGCTGGTCTGGCGGCAAACGCCACTTGGCCTGACCAAGCGCGTCGGCTCACGGCTGAAAAACACATTGCCGCGCGATCTGGTGCGCGATGGCGCCAGCGCCGTCGGGCTGCGCTAA
- a CDS encoding YdfD/YebW family protein, translating into MFALVIFVCYLGGGCENLVAGAYDSEAQCLSAMDEQRIRNGGCFPIEDFTHDLWQPAREHSDLWRR; encoded by the coding sequence ATGTTTGCACTGGTGATCTTTGTCTGCTATCTCGGCGGTGGTTGTGAAAATCTGGTCGCTGGCGCCTATGACTCGGAAGCACAGTGTCTCAGCGCTATGGACGAGCAACGCATACGTAACGGCGGTTGTTTTCCCATCGAAGACTTTACCCACGACCTTTGGCAACCCGCCCGTGAACACAGCGACTTATGGCGCCGCTGA
- a CDS encoding GAF domain-containing protein, giving the protein MTKQEFYDDLVRDLSSLIAGENRFLTVLSNSSALLFERLEGVNWAGFYLLDGDTLFLGPFQGKVACVRIPAGKGVCGRAVTENRVLRVDDVHAFPGHIACDAASNAEIVLPLMINDRLIGVLDIDSTHFHRFDNEDEDGLKAAVAVLCNQLAQTDIMVFINSLTLRQG; this is encoded by the coding sequence ATGACAAAACAAGAATTTTATGACGATCTGGTGCGCGACCTTTCCTCGCTGATTGCGGGCGAGAATCGCTTTCTCACGGTGTTATCCAATAGCAGCGCTTTGCTGTTCGAACGGTTGGAGGGCGTCAACTGGGCAGGTTTCTATCTGCTGGACGGCGATACGTTATTCCTGGGGCCATTCCAGGGAAAGGTGGCCTGCGTGCGAATTCCTGCGGGCAAGGGCGTGTGCGGGCGGGCGGTTACGGAGAATCGGGTGCTGCGGGTGGACGATGTCCATGCTTTCCCCGGCCATATCGCCTGCGATGCCGCCAGTAACGCCGAGATCGTATTGCCGCTGATGATCAATGATCGGTTGATTGGCGTACTGGATATCGACAGTACCCATTTCCACCGGTTTGATAATGAAGATGAGGATGGTTTGAAAGCCGCAGTGGCGGTTCTGTGCAACCAATTGGCGCAGACCGATATCATGGTGTTCATCAATTCTCTCACGTTGCGACAAGGATAA
- a CDS encoding PqiB family protein → MQDQTTKTPTEARIKTKRRISPFWLLPLVALMIAGWLFYTNQQERGATITIDFFSADGIVPGRTQVRYQGVEIGTVRDIRLSKDLRTISVVANVRSDMKEALRSGTQFWLVTPKASLAGVSGLDALVGGNYIGMMPGSGTPETHFTALDNQPKYRVNTGELLIHLHADDLGSLNIGSLVYFRKMPVGKVYDYSISQDRGGVTVDVLIERRFTGLVKTNSRFWNVSGLKADVSLSGATVDMQNLSAMVNGAIAFDSPEQDNAAAPDQNYSLYPDLASSQRGVAITLDLPSGDKLKAGRTPLLYQGLEVGTLRRLSLSDDHHVTGELIIAPSIVPLMRADTRITLNEPSLSLSNPNLPALLSGATLSLVPGEGEPRQRFTVLNSAQQLQQQPGALTITLTADQSYGVDSGQPVILHGVQVGRVIQRTLNNDGVTFTAVIDGRYRQLLHQDSKFIASSRIGIKLGLDGVQVSGASADEWLTGGIDVLAGNRGDAQSHYPLYGDRARAEAGIQGNGLPTTLTLQADNLPDIQEGSAVLYRKFQVGEITRIRPRPESFDVEVYIRPEYRKLLTENSVFWAEGGARVQLNGAGLTVQASPLSRALKGAISFDNVDGVDAIQGGKRPLYASETAARAIGSRITLRTYDASKLSTGMPIRYLGIDIGQIESLKLAPQRDEVQIQAVLYPEYVHNFARANTRFSVVTPEISAAGVNHLETLIQPYINVEPGGGATTRSFELQKATISDSRYQDGVNISVDTAEAGSLQIGTPVLFRGIEVGTVTGLNLGPLSDRVSVALRISKRHAHLVRDNSVFWLASGYNLQFGLTGGVIKSGTFQQFIRGGIAFATPTATPLAPQAQPGRHFLLQNEEPKTWRDWGTALPDR, encoded by the coding sequence ATGCAAGACCAAACGACGAAGACACCAACTGAGGCGCGCATTAAAACCAAACGCCGTATTTCGCCTTTCTGGCTACTACCGTTGGTAGCGCTGATGATTGCCGGCTGGCTGTTCTACACCAATCAACAGGAGCGCGGCGCTACCATCACCATCGATTTTTTTTCCGCAGACGGCATCGTCCCCGGCCGAACCCAGGTGCGTTATCAAGGCGTAGAAATCGGTACCGTGCGGGATATCAGGCTAAGCAAGGATCTGCGCACCATCAGCGTAGTGGCCAACGTGCGCAGCGATATGAAAGAGGCGTTGCGCAGCGGCACTCAATTCTGGCTGGTGACGCCTAAAGCCTCACTTGCCGGCGTTTCCGGCCTTGATGCGCTGGTCGGCGGGAACTACATCGGCATGATGCCCGGCAGCGGTACGCCCGAAACCCACTTCACTGCGCTGGATAACCAGCCCAAGTATCGGGTCAACACCGGTGAATTGCTGATTCACCTTCATGCCGACGATCTGGGCTCGCTGAATATCGGCTCACTGGTGTATTTCCGTAAAATGCCGGTGGGAAAAGTCTACGACTATAGCATCAGTCAGGATCGCGGCGGCGTTACAGTGGATGTCCTGATCGAACGCCGTTTTACCGGGCTGGTGAAGACCAACAGTCGCTTTTGGAACGTCTCCGGCTTGAAGGCCGATGTCAGCCTGAGTGGCGCGACCGTCGACATGCAGAATCTCTCCGCGATGGTCAACGGCGCGATTGCCTTCGACTCCCCCGAACAGGATAACGCCGCCGCGCCGGATCAGAATTATTCGCTGTATCCCGATCTGGCCAGCAGCCAGCGCGGTGTCGCGATCACCCTTGACCTGCCTTCCGGCGATAAGCTCAAAGCCGGCCGCACGCCGTTGTTATACCAGGGGTTGGAGGTCGGCACGCTGCGACGGTTATCGCTGAGCGACGATCACCACGTCACCGGTGAATTAATTATCGCCCCGTCGATCGTTCCGCTGATGCGTGCGGACACCCGGATTACGCTTAACGAGCCCAGTCTGTCGCTGAGCAATCCCAATCTCCCCGCACTGCTGAGCGGCGCCACGCTGTCGCTGGTGCCCGGCGAGGGCGAACCCCGCCAACGCTTTACCGTACTGAACAGCGCTCAGCAGCTGCAACAACAACCCGGCGCGCTGACCATCACCCTCACGGCAGACCAAAGCTACGGCGTCGACAGCGGGCAGCCGGTGATACTGCACGGCGTGCAGGTTGGCCGTGTCATCCAGCGAACGCTGAACAACGACGGCGTAACCTTCACCGCAGTGATCGACGGCCGTTATCGTCAACTGCTGCATCAGGACAGCAAATTTATCGCCAGCAGCCGGATCGGCATAAAACTGGGGTTGGACGGCGTGCAAGTATCCGGCGCCAGTGCCGATGAATGGCTCACCGGCGGCATTGACGTCCTCGCCGGCAATCGCGGCGACGCGCAGTCTCACTATCCGCTGTATGGCGATCGCGCCCGCGCCGAGGCCGGCATTCAGGGAAACGGGCTGCCGACGACCCTGACGCTGCAGGCGGACAATCTGCCGGATATTCAGGAAGGCTCCGCCGTGCTGTACCGCAAATTCCAGGTGGGTGAAATCACCCGTATTCGACCTCGCCCAGAGAGCTTCGACGTAGAGGTCTATATCCGGCCGGAATACCGCAAACTATTGACAGAAAACAGCGTGTTCTGGGCAGAAGGCGGCGCTCGCGTCCAGTTGAACGGCGCGGGGCTGACAGTGCAAGCATCGCCGCTCAGTCGGGCATTGAAAGGCGCCATCAGCTTCGACAATGTTGACGGCGTCGACGCCATCCAGGGCGGCAAACGCCCGCTTTACGCTAGTGAAACCGCCGCCAGGGCGATCGGCAGCCGCATTACGCTAAGAACCTACGACGCCAGCAAATTGTCCACCGGCATGCCTATCCGTTATCTGGGTATCGATATCGGCCAGATAGAGTCGTTAAAACTGGCGCCCCAGCGCGACGAAGTCCAGATTCAGGCGGTGCTTTACCCGGAATATGTACATAATTTCGCCCGTGCCAACACGCGGTTTTCGGTGGTCACGCCGGAAATTTCCGCCGCCGGCGTTAACCATCTGGAAACCCTGATTCAGCCGTATATCAACGTCGAACCGGGTGGCGGCGCGACCACCCGCAGCTTTGAATTACAAAAAGCCACCATTTCCGATTCCCGCTATCAGGACGGTGTAAATATCAGCGTGGATACCGCGGAAGCCGGCTCCCTGCAAATCGGTACGCCGGTGCTGTTCCGCGGTATTGAGGTCGGTACAGTCACCGGGTTGAACCTGGGGCCATTGTCCGATCGGGTATCGGTTGCGTTGCGCATCAGCAAGCGCCACGCCCATCTGGTGCGGGACAATTCAGTGTTCTGGCTGGCTTCCGGTTATAACCTGCAATTCGGCCTGACCGGCGGGGTCATCAAAAGCGGCACGTTCCAGCAATTTATCCGCGGCGGTATTGCCTTCGCCACGCCGACGGCAACCCCGCTGGCGCCTCAGGCGCAGCCCGGACGGCACTTTTTGCTGCAAAATGAAGAACCCAAAACATGGCGTGACTGGGGCACCGCGTTGCCCGACCGCTGA
- the yebS gene encoding membrane integrity lipid transport subunit YebS: protein MKIYHLSSSTAPENNVTTASSPAPGIRRQRCPQCDLLFALPRLKRNQHAHCPRCQAHIDSGRDWSISRLAAMGAAMLVLMPFAYTEPLLNIQLLGVSINASLLEGIWQMTRQGHPFTASMVMFCTIGAPFTLVCALLYLFFAPRIGMNLRPVLLLFERLKAWIMLDVYLVGLAVAAIKVREFSDVQPGYGLAAFLALMLLSLLTLIHLNPQQLWRRFYPQPQAGSSETASIVCLSCLFTGTPDSRGRCHRCHVPLTARRSHSLQKSWAALIASIILLFPANLLPISIIYVNGSRKEDTIFSGIISLANGNVPVAMVVFIASILVPFTKVLVTATLLLSIHFNVSHSLMTRMRLLRAIAWVGRWSMLDLFVIALTMSLVNRDQLLAFTMGPAAFYFGAAVFLTILSVDWLDSRLLWDNNARPNDEDTN, encoded by the coding sequence ATGAAAATTTATCACCTCTCGTCATCTACCGCACCGGAGAACAACGTGACTACGGCGTCATCGCCTGCGCCCGGCATACGCCGACAGCGTTGCCCGCAGTGCGATCTGTTGTTTGCGCTTCCCCGCCTGAAACGCAATCAGCACGCGCACTGCCCCCGTTGCCAGGCGCATATCGATTCAGGACGAGACTGGTCCATCTCCCGGCTGGCCGCCATGGGCGCGGCGATGCTGGTGCTGATGCCCTTTGCCTACACCGAGCCGTTGCTCAACATCCAACTGCTGGGGGTTTCCATCAATGCCAGCCTGCTGGAAGGCATCTGGCAGATGACGCGGCAAGGCCACCCTTTCACCGCCAGCATGGTGATGTTCTGCACCATCGGCGCCCCCTTTACGTTGGTGTGCGCCCTGCTTTATCTGTTTTTCGCCCCCCGAATCGGCATGAATCTGCGACCGGTGCTGTTGCTGTTCGAACGACTGAAAGCCTGGATCATGCTGGACGTGTATCTGGTGGGGCTGGCGGTGGCGGCCATCAAAGTACGCGAATTCTCCGATGTCCAACCGGGCTACGGGTTGGCCGCCTTTCTGGCGCTGATGTTACTCAGCCTGCTGACGCTGATTCATCTCAATCCGCAACAACTATGGCGCCGCTTTTACCCACAGCCACAAGCCGGTTCGTCGGAGACGGCGTCGATCGTTTGCCTCTCCTGCTTGTTTACCGGAACGCCGGACAGCCGAGGACGCTGCCATCGCTGCCACGTCCCGCTGACCGCCCGGCGCTCTCACAGCCTGCAAAAATCCTGGGCGGCGCTGATCGCTTCGATCATTCTGCTGTTCCCGGCCAACCTGCTGCCCATATCCATTATTTATGTCAACGGCAGCCGCAAGGAAGACACCATTTTCTCAGGCATCATATCGCTGGCGAACGGTAACGTTCCGGTCGCCATGGTGGTTTTTATCGCCAGTATTCTGGTGCCGTTCACCAAAGTATTGGTCACTGCGACCCTGCTATTGAGTATTCATTTCAACGTCAGCCACAGTTTGATGACCAGAATGCGGTTATTGCGGGCCATTGCCTGGGTCGGTCGCTGGTCGATGCTCGACTTGTTCGTGATCGCCCTGACCATGTCGCTGGTTAACCGCGATCAATTGTTGGCTTTTACTATGGGGCCCGCCGCCTTCTATTTTGGGGCGGCGGTATTTTTGACGATATTGTCGGTCGACTGGCTGGATAGCCGACTGTTGTGGGACAACAATGCAAGACCAAACGACGAAGACACCAACTGA